The Malus domestica chromosome 10, GDT2T_hap1 genome contains a region encoding:
- the LOC103446368 gene encoding NAC domain-containing protein 73 yields MTWCNDSDDERAIQIIGAPPPNNPNNPNEFRNITCPSCGHHIEFQDQAGIHDLPGLPAGVKFDPTDQEILQHLEAKVLSDTRKLHPLIDEFIPTLEGENGICYTHPEKLPGVNKDGQIRHFFHRPSKAYTTGTRKRRKVHTEEDGSETRWHKTGKTRPVLVGGAVKGFKKILVLYTNYGRQRKPEKTNWVMHQYHLGNNEEEKDGELVVSKVFYQTQPRQCGSSKDVPAFDHHKGVNIRGGQGHDGLISAATNPLPPAKKAGLVEYYDPGGPFINYDHHQHNHNQGGDNRESPPQLIPNLVVQGDGSSFIRLTSDASKGKLERK; encoded by the exons ATGACATGGTGCAACGACTCCGACGATGAGAGGGCCATTCAGATTATCGGCGCCCCTCCTCCTAATAACCCTAATAATCCAAATGAATTTCGGAACATAACTTGCCCCTCTTGTGGACATCACATAGAATTCCAAGACCAG GCAGGAATCCATGATTTGCCTGGACTACCAGCAGGAGTGAAGTTTGATCCAACTgaccaagaaattcttcaacaTTTAGAGGCAAAGGTTTTGTCTGATACCAGAAAGCTGCATCCTCTCATTGATGAGTTCATACCAACGCTTGAAGGGGAGAATGGGATTTGCTACACTCACCCAGAAAAGCTACCAG GAGTGAACAAAGACGGACAAATCCGCCACTTCTTCCACCGTCCATCGAAGGCATACACGACTGGGACCAGAAAGCGAAGGAAGGTTCACACCGAAGAAGATGGAAGCGAAACCAGATGGCACAAAACCGGCAAGACAAGGCCGGTTCTTGTCGGCGGAGCAGTGAAGGGTTTCAAAAAGATCTTAGTCCTCTACACCAACTATGGGAGGCAAAGAAAACCAGAAAAGACCAATTGGGTCATGCACCAATACCACCTTGGCAACAATGAGGAGGAGAAAGATGGTGAGCTGGTGGTCTCAAAGGTCTTTTACCAAACACAGCCTAGGCAATGTGGATCAAGTAAGGACGTTCCAGCGTTTGATCATCACAAAGGTGTGAATATAAGAGGTGGGCAAGGGCATGATGGTCTGATTAGTGCTGCTACTAACCCTCTTCCTCCAGCAAAGAAGGCAGGTCTTGTGGAGTACTATGATCCTGGAGGTCCCTTCATTAATTATGAtcatcatcaacataatcataatcAAGGGGGCGATAATAGAGAAAGCCCACCTCAGCTAATCCCAAATTTAGTTGTCCAAGGTGACGGGTCTTCGTTTATTCGATTAACTTCAGATGCAAGCAAAGGGAAGCTTGAGAGGAAATAG